TCTGGATGAAGTCGTAGATGTGATCGGCGATCTCCTGTGCCTTCTCCTGGTTGATGAAGTGAGCAACTCCCTCCATAACAACTACTTCCTGAAGGAGCGGAACATCTTTCTTGAAGCCACCCTTGTGGATGTAGTCCTGCATATTTGGGTAATGGTAAGTGAGATCCAAGTCTCCAACAATAAACTTAGCCGGTACATTCGCTTGTGCTCCATTCCATGGCTCTGTAAGCTCCCAGTTTCTGCAAGGAAATATAATCTCAACAATGTAAAGTAGTCCAGTTATATACTCTTTATGTAAGTTAGCTCCCCAAGTATCAACACCAGATACTTGATACTAAACAAAAATATCCAGGGGAAAAACACAGACAACCGAACATTATATGAGCACAGCAAGTATTCCCAATAACATCATTATCAAGGAGCTTAATGCCTTCAGAATCAAGCAAATTTTGATCACTTAAGAAGTTGTAAAAGCTTGGTCCTACCACACATGAGGCATTTGTCTGATACAGTCATTTTGATTGAGTAGAAGGTTGTAGATAACTTACAAGTCAAAACATCGGTAGTAATTGATTGGCCCAGTAAAACCAGACTTCTCAAACTTGCTTGTGTAATAGTTGATGTCTGCTTCTGAGAGCCAAGAAGGCAATGTGATCTGCTCATTAGGTGAACCCCAGCCATCCTTGGGTATGTAAATAGGCCCTGGATCGCGATATGTGAAAAATTTCTTAAGGACCGTTGCAGCTCCAAGCCGAGCAAATTCTGCTTCTGCAGCGTCAGGTTCCTACCGCAACATTATGAGATACATACTtagacaaaaaaaatatgaaacatgGATAACCAACAACTTACACAACTAGCAGCCATCCTGGAACTTAATCCAGCCGGGTGTACTGCTACAACCTCCAGGGTAAGAGTTTAGCAGGATGACATGGAGCAACATTAGCCTTTTGATGATCATAATTGGTAAGCAGGCTAGACTATAGCTTCATAGTTTGTCACAGATATATGCATTTTACTCTTGTCCAAAATCTGTATGGCATTCGTACCTTTGTATAGCCAAGTTACATTTGTGAACAAGGTGTGCCATACTAGTTGGTACCATATCACACCATATCGATACTTAATTGATAAACAATCTTATATCATACTCATACCGTATTATGTATCGACACTATAATAAGATGGTATGGATACAGGGTCCAGATCTTGTTTGTGAAGTCCTTGGGAAGAAAGATCCCAAACTCGGGAAGTTAGGCCAAAGAAAGAATGGAACTCGTACTGCAAGTGAGGTGACTGAATTAATGCCTAGATCACGGACTACACACTACATGTGGGTACTCCGAATGCTGCATGGCATGGGCTTAACATCTTCGTTACCAGAAGCAGGTGCGGGTGAAAGAACAAATGGAGATGCGGATGCAAAGAAataggtctttttaaaatttttctaataaaGAAGCAACTATAAGTCCAGGAAGATTAGACATGTGTACACCACCTAAAACTCCCGACAGGTAGTCCTGGGCAAAATCCAGAAACTTCTGACCAGTTGCATATGGGTGGAGGTTCTAATTTAGAATCATGCAGTGTTTCCCAGCTATTTGACACAGATAACTATGAGTGCAGGTGCTCCCACCCTTGTTCACAAGGAGAACCAACACACACACTCACTCATGTATCCATACGAAAGCAAATACATATGATTAGCCATATCTCAACAGCCAAATTTCGTTATAACAACAGAGTAAATAGAACTAGACATAAAGAAACGGACCTGGAATCTACAGATATAGTATTCATCCCCATAAATAGACCGAAAGTAATCCACGGGCTTCATAGCTGGGTTCCGGGGCAGAAACGCCACGCTCAAGTTCACCACCGCTTTCACCCGGTCCGGCCTAAACATGCACAGATGCCAGGCCACATGCGCCCCCCAGTCATGCCCCACCACAAACGCCTTATGTTCAAACGCtcaaaaatataaaacttattggcaacaacaaaaaaatattagaacTTTTTATTATTAGATAAAAAGATTGTCACCTGAGAGAGGGCGAGGGCGTCGAGGAGGGCGACGAGGTCGCCGACGAGGTGGAAAATGTTGTAGGAGGAGACGTCGGGTGGCGCGTCGGTGTCGCCGAAGCCGCGGAGGTCGGGAGCGATGGCACGGTAGCCGCGGGCGGCGAGGCTGGCGATCTGGTGGCGCCACGAGTACCAGAGCTCCGGGAAGCCGTGGAGGAGAAGTACCGCCGGCCCCTCCCCCTTCTCCGCCACGTGCATCCTTATCCCGTTCGCCTCCACCGTCTGATGCGAGATCCCCGAAACCCCCTCCATCTCTGCGTCAGTCTCACTCTATCCATCTAGTGGCAGCTAGATTAAATAATGTAGAACAGAGGTCCGAGAGGATTTTGGGGCCCTTCAAACGATATCGCGATGCTTCACGAGCCACCATGTCCTTTAGTGCGTGAACCGCCGCCCCTCTCGGAAAAAATGACATTCGCTCTTGACCTCTCCATCGTCGGTATCCTGCTGACAGGCACATGCAGAGGCATGATGGTCTCTCCTTTTTCCTTTGCAGAACACGGAGCAGAGCTGGACATGGTGAAACGGTAAAACCAACCACGCAAACATGTACCTCGAAAATGGCTACCGTTAATGCGACGGAATCGATTAATCAGAACTTGTCACGAAATCTTAACCCCAGTCAATTAGCTTTCCCTCCGTAGCCAGGACAAAAGCATACGGAATGTCCAAAGTTTCTACCACCTAACTATAGTTTATCCACGATAGCAAAAGATTTTCATAATCCTGAGATACGTGGGAATTGACACGCGAAAGAATCATCCACGTGATATCCTCCAGATGTGCGAATAATTATACAAGACTGTCGATCCGTACATCCCAAGATTTCCACAGTAATGAGTGCGGACCTAGCTTATATAAATTGCTCCTGGGCTCCCCGATCGAATGGCAGTTTTCGAGTCCTAAGTGGAAAGCCCTTGGAGCTCGAGTTCCCGTCACTTTATCACTctcatggcatcttcactattttTCTAAGAGTTAGCTTATTTAGATATTAAAAGATCCCCGCAAAAAACCTTTAAGCAAAAGGGCTTCTTTATATATGAGAatccatataaataaatatttagtcCTACATTGATACTTCGCTAAGAAGATTTTGGATATCTATATAGGATCAataatccaaataatatcttccaGCTAAATTTTGTAGGTGAGATCATGAGTTATTATAAATGATATCAGAGTCAACCTAGTACATAGCCTATGTAGATTAAGAGATACTATAATATAGATTTGTTAAGACTGATCATAGATTGGCCATGGTATTTATGAATGGATATATTAATTTAGATCCTTAGCTTATTTAGTATCACATTAGTTATTCGCTATGGAGACCTTGGATATTTATATAGGActaagaaatctaaataatacTATTTGACTAGCCTTTTTGAATGAGATTCTGGATCATTACATGTTATGTGATGTTTTGAGACCAAACCCAACATTGGAGCAAAAGTTCGAGCGTGATCTCCTTCCTTCGCCACTAATCGAATATGTTTGATCTAGCGATGATAGTATCCAAGTCTAAGGGGTCATCATTCATCAGTTAGAGAGATGCATCAAGATCTTCGGCCAGCTCGATCTCTCAATTTGTGCAGCACCCTGTTGAGCCTTCTAACATGCCAGCCATCTTAACAGTGTAGTTTAATAAGCTTGCAGTGGCAatactttatataaatatatctatatgttgtatatatatttatgtaaataactcattactaaaatattcaaatatttttgtTGTCATTCTCATGCATAATAGTTTCATGCTCTAACTCATGGAAATCATGGACCCAAAAAAATGCAAGACTTGGGAACAAAATCACAAACTAGGTTTCTTGTAAATTTGAATGGTTAGACATGACATTCTATCAAATTGGATGCATCAAATAGTTTCTATTATTTTTGGtaatagaatagtttttattttttaatatttaatggaCATGAACTTAAATATTAGTGTAAATTATAGGtgaaaataaatcattaatattcaTCCTGATCCATTTGGGTGTACAAATTATCTAGATCTAGATACAAACTATCATCTAATTATATTCATATACAAATTTGTATTCATCtaagaaaaatgcaaataaaaatatatagataaacCAAAAAGTCAGTGCATGTCCAAATATCCAATTTTGTTTGCCATTATATTAGTTTCATATAACTCTCATAAACTTAAAATAGAAAATAACCATATCAGCATGTTTTTAGTTCAATTTTCTTTCTGGATAACAATATTTTGATGTGATAGACTACATTCTTAGCAGTTTGTTTCTTAATTCAAGATACATAGCTCAATAGGATTTTCAAGATCTACTAAATGGACCAGGTCGATGATTAAATGatctatttatctatttattatcttcattatatcattataatttaataaagataaaaaattgggatatttatttttaattaaaaataaaatggatATTTGATCTATGAATGTATTGTCAAATAAAAATGTCGTATTGTgacagatattttgacatttgaTCTGTTTTCAGCTCTagcaccaatataataataaaaaaatattaacattTTGGTAAATTATGCAGTTCAATTATTTCTTTCAATCTTTATGAGCTATGCCGTGGCAATCAACGTTCTTAACCAATAAATTTTAATAACTTTCAAATGAAATCTTTGCATGTGGCAAGTTGATCACAAGTCGCTTTGACATCTAGTTTCGATGCTACACAGCTT
Above is a genomic segment from Elaeis guineensis isolate ETL-2024a chromosome 1, EG11, whole genome shotgun sequence containing:
- the LOC105039873 gene encoding epoxide hydrolase 1; the encoded protein is MEGVSGISHQTVEANGIRMHVAEKGEGPAVLLLHGFPELWYSWRHQIASLAARGYRAIAPDLRGFGDTDAPPDVSSYNIFHLVGDLVALLDALALSQAFVVGHDWGAHVAWHLCMFRPDRVKAVVNLSVAFLPRNPAMKPVDYFRSIYGDEYYICRFQEPDAAEAEFARLGAATVLKKFFTYRDPGPIYIPKDGWGSPNEQITLPSWLSEADINYYTSKFEKSGFTGPINYYRCFDLNWELTEPWNGAQANVPAKFIVGDLDLTYHYPNMQDYIHKGGFKKDVPLLQEVVVMEGVAHFINQEKAQEIADHIYDFIQKF